One region of Demequina sp. TMPB413 genomic DNA includes:
- the surE gene encoding 5'/3'-nucleotidase SurE, which produces MRVLVTNDDGIGSAGLTVLADAALAAGHEVAVVAPHHQYSGSSAALMSHEEDGQLVFVDGRPPGLDASVKAFGVKAAPGLIGFVASSGAFGFTPDIVLSGINIGANTGRAVLHSGTVGAALSAAAHGVRGMAVSIASAEPQHWPTARAVVDRSLEWLTDHDIGDRVLNVNIPDVPLEKLRGIRPATLASFGAVQARVKEEGVGFVNLTYAKVEPGEEPDTDHQLLSRGWATWTLVRAPVADQDDVDLPRIDLADLADEPVSVAAGTVMSTTPGEPNPPAGH; this is translated from the coding sequence ATGCGCGTACTTGTCACCAACGACGACGGGATCGGCTCGGCGGGATTGACGGTCTTGGCCGACGCGGCCCTCGCCGCAGGTCACGAGGTGGCCGTTGTCGCCCCGCACCACCAATACTCGGGATCGAGCGCCGCTCTGATGTCGCACGAGGAGGACGGGCAACTCGTCTTTGTGGACGGCAGGCCTCCCGGACTCGACGCCAGTGTCAAGGCGTTCGGGGTCAAGGCCGCGCCGGGCCTGATCGGCTTTGTGGCGAGCTCGGGGGCCTTCGGCTTCACGCCCGACATCGTGCTCTCGGGAATCAACATCGGCGCCAACACGGGGCGTGCGGTGCTGCACTCGGGCACCGTGGGTGCCGCGCTTTCGGCCGCCGCGCACGGCGTGCGCGGCATGGCGGTATCAATCGCCTCTGCGGAGCCCCAACACTGGCCGACCGCTCGCGCCGTGGTCGACCGCAGCCTCGAGTGGCTCACCGACCACGACATTGGCGACAGGGTGCTGAACGTCAACATCCCTGATGTTCCCCTGGAGAAGCTGCGCGGCATTCGTCCGGCGACGCTCGCCAGCTTCGGTGCCGTGCAGGCGCGCGTCAAGGAGGAGGGCGTCGGCTTCGTCAACCTGACCTACGCAAAGGTGGAGCCAGGGGAAGAGCCCGACACGGACCACCAGTTGCTGAGTCGCGGCTGGGCGACCTGGACTCTGGTGCGCGCGCCCGTCGCCGATCAGGACGACGTCGATCTGCCTCGCATCGACCTGGCTGATCTCGCCGACGAGCCCGTCAGTGTGGCGGCCGGAACGGTGATGTCAACGACCCCCGGCGAACCCAACCCGCCTGCGGGGCACTGA
- a CDS encoding glycoside hydrolase family 5 protein has protein sequence MEHFVKGVNLGGWLSQYAAYDHDHFRTFITRGDIEQIASWGLDHVRLPVDYPLFESDDAPGVPNDQGFAYVDACLEWCADAGLAVVLDLHEAPGFTFRNDLEEGDAAGNTLFEDAAVQDRFVALWQMVARRYADAPVPLVLELLNEVTLPDNSRWNPLAARTVEAIHAVSPDAVVMIGGTHNNAVSGLAGLVEIDDPRVIYTFHTYEPLYFTHQNAPWAAGPREWGQAPAYPGYLDGLAEWLAAHPQHNQFGDEHVDRRMDRELLADVVAPAVEFAARTGRELYCGEFGVADWVDPGSRRRWLADFYSLLREHGFGSAIWTYKAMDFGLVDLSGRVVDAEYLAIVTGDA, from the coding sequence ATGGAGCACTTCGTCAAGGGCGTCAATCTGGGGGGTTGGCTGTCGCAATACGCGGCCTACGACCACGATCACTTCCGCACGTTCATCACCCGCGGCGACATCGAGCAGATTGCTTCGTGGGGACTCGATCACGTGCGGCTGCCCGTCGACTACCCCCTCTTCGAGTCGGACGACGCTCCGGGCGTGCCGAACGACCAGGGCTTCGCCTACGTTGACGCGTGTCTCGAGTGGTGCGCCGACGCCGGTCTGGCCGTGGTGCTCGATCTGCACGAGGCGCCGGGGTTCACGTTCCGCAACGACCTTGAGGAGGGCGACGCTGCCGGCAACACGCTCTTTGAAGACGCCGCGGTGCAAGACCGCTTCGTGGCGCTGTGGCAGATGGTTGCACGCCGCTATGCCGACGCCCCGGTTCCGCTCGTGCTCGAGCTGCTCAACGAGGTGACGCTTCCCGACAACAGTCGGTGGAACCCGCTCGCAGCTCGCACGGTCGAGGCGATCCATGCGGTGTCGCCTGACGCCGTGGTGATGATCGGGGGTACCCACAACAACGCGGTGAGTGGGCTCGCTGGCCTGGTGGAGATTGACGATCCCCGCGTCATCTACACCTTCCACACTTATGAGCCCTTGTACTTCACGCACCAGAATGCGCCGTGGGCTGCAGGGCCCCGAGAGTGGGGCCAGGCGCCCGCGTATCCCGGCTACCTCGACGGCCTTGCCGAATGGTTGGCAGCGCATCCGCAGCACAACCAGTTTGGGGACGAGCACGTGGACAGGCGGATGGATCGCGAACTCCTGGCCGACGTGGTGGCGCCTGCGGTGGAGTTTGCCGCGCGCACTGGCCGTGAGCTGTATTGCGGCGAGTTTGGCGTGGCCGACTGGGTCGACCCAGGCAGCCGCCGACGCTGGCTGGCGGACTTCTACTCGTTGCTCCGCGAGCACGGCTTTGGGAGCGCCATCTGGACCTACAAGGCGATGGACTTTGGCCTGGTCGACCTCTCAGGCCGGGTGGTTGATGCCGAGTACCTCGCGATCGTGACCGGGGACGCCTAG
- a CDS encoding phosphotransferase — protein MSNDITPPVAHPSITLETVTALIAEQLPDHTHLELGERFDGWDCAMFRLGDALAVRLPRTQDAVRFLQAEMHWVPQLSGGWDFPAPTFVAHGLPSHGYPWPWAVVTWVPGDTADAVPLDADAGTSVGRALAQVHTPAPDDAPFNVEQSIPMADRDVKVRERVARLAATIGPAGERIDTEAAAAIWTEALAASEHAEWVWSHADLHGANVLSHGGAFGGIVDWGSMAMCDPAVDLGFAYTLMPREGVDDAVAEYGRLTGRVDANLLARMRGIALSKCVGVALSPRPVTTAMGWRGLVALGAARAA, from the coding sequence ATGAGCAACGACATCACACCCCCCGTGGCGCATCCCTCGATCACGCTCGAGACCGTGACGGCCCTGATCGCCGAGCAACTGCCCGACCACACGCACCTTGAACTCGGCGAGCGCTTCGACGGATGGGACTGCGCGATGTTCCGTCTCGGCGATGCTCTCGCCGTGCGGCTACCGCGCACTCAAGACGCCGTGCGCTTCCTCCAGGCCGAGATGCATTGGGTCCCCCAGTTGTCAGGCGGCTGGGACTTCCCCGCGCCGACGTTCGTCGCCCACGGCCTTCCCTCGCACGGCTACCCGTGGCCATGGGCGGTGGTGACGTGGGTGCCAGGCGATACGGCCGACGCCGTCCCCCTTGACGCCGACGCCGGCACCAGCGTCGGCCGCGCCCTCGCCCAAGTGCATACGCCCGCGCCGGACGACGCCCCTTTCAACGTCGAACAATCGATCCCGATGGCGGATCGCGACGTGAAGGTTCGCGAGCGCGTCGCTCGACTTGCCGCCACTATCGGACCTGCTGGCGAACGCATTGACACAGAAGCAGCCGCGGCTATCTGGACCGAAGCGCTCGCGGCAAGCGAGCATGCCGAATGGGTGTGGTCCCACGCCGACCTCCACGGAGCGAACGTGCTCAGCCACGGCGGAGCCTTTGGCGGGATCGTGGACTGGGGCTCGATGGCGATGTGTGACCCTGCCGTCGATCTTGGCTTCGCTTACACGCTCATGCCGCGCGAGGGCGTGGACGACGCCGTGGCCGAGTACGGCAGGCTCACCGGGAGGGTCGACGCCAACCTCCTTGCGAGAATGCGGGGCATCGCGCTCAGCAAATGCGTCGGCGTCGCCTTGTCGCCGCGACCGGTGACCACGGCGATGGGCTGGCGAGGACTCGTGGCGCTTGGGGCGGCGCGCGCCGCGTAG
- a CDS encoding nitrate/nitrite transporter: MSQTRPPMASRMAWLVFATAAAAYFVAVVHRTALGVAGVEALDRFGIEATALSLLAVLQIAVYAAMQVPAGNLLDRYGPAAVIAVGSLVMALGQAMMAFAPNFGWALAARVLIGAGDAPVFIAATRLVAHHFPARRVPLMVQVTGLIGQSGQLATAIPLAFVLHWAGWTAALGSLAIVGAMTAAAVWWLLIRPRDASFSPERSSSISVRAAMTTSMRTAGVRLGFWSHFVGPFSANTIALLWGYPYFTTAQGRSPAEGSLLLTAMVIAIIAAAPVIGALTARHPLRRSWLVIGGAVITALAWVAILVPTTPRPLWQLIVFVCVVGAGGPMSLVGMDFARTFAVSGRLGSATGFVNMGGFISTIISVLLVGVVLQAVSPAGSSEYSLAEYRVAFAALAVPWLVGIAGVVGSRRDTRAVMASDGLLVPSIREVWRRRRDR; encoded by the coding sequence GTGAGTCAGACTCGCCCGCCGATGGCCAGCCGCATGGCCTGGCTCGTGTTCGCCACGGCGGCGGCCGCCTACTTCGTGGCGGTCGTGCATCGCACCGCGCTGGGCGTGGCCGGCGTCGAGGCGCTTGACCGCTTCGGTATCGAGGCCACGGCGCTCTCGCTCCTGGCAGTCCTCCAGATCGCCGTGTACGCGGCGATGCAAGTGCCGGCAGGCAATCTGCTCGACCGCTACGGGCCTGCCGCCGTGATCGCGGTCGGCTCGCTCGTGATGGCGCTTGGGCAGGCCATGATGGCCTTTGCCCCGAACTTTGGGTGGGCGCTGGCGGCGAGAGTGCTGATCGGCGCGGGCGACGCTCCCGTGTTCATCGCTGCCACAAGGCTGGTCGCCCACCACTTCCCGGCGCGGCGGGTGCCACTGATGGTCCAGGTCACCGGCTTGATCGGCCAGTCGGGCCAACTCGCCACCGCGATCCCGCTTGCCTTCGTGCTGCACTGGGCCGGTTGGACCGCGGCGCTCGGCTCCCTCGCGATCGTCGGTGCGATGACGGCCGCGGCGGTGTGGTGGCTGCTGATTCGCCCACGGGACGCCTCGTTCTCTCCCGAGCGCTCCTCGTCGATCTCGGTGCGCGCCGCGATGACCACCTCGATGCGAACGGCGGGAGTGAGGCTCGGATTCTGGAGCCACTTCGTGGGGCCGTTCTCCGCTAACACGATCGCACTGTTGTGGGGGTATCCCTACTTCACGACGGCCCAGGGCCGCTCCCCTGCCGAGGGAAGCCTCCTGCTCACCGCCATGGTGATCGCCATCATCGCCGCCGCGCCCGTCATTGGTGCGCTCACGGCACGCCATCCTTTGCGCCGCAGCTGGCTCGTGATCGGTGGCGCCGTCATCACGGCGCTCGCATGGGTCGCGATCCTTGTGCCCACGACGCCGCGTCCCTTGTGGCAGCTGATCGTGTTCGTGTGCGTGGTGGGCGCTGGCGGGCCGATGTCGCTGGTGGGCATGGACTTCGCACGCACCTTCGCGGTGAGCGGGAGGCTCGGGAGCGCCACTGGCTTTGTGAACATGGGCGGATTCATCTCGACCATCATCAGCGTGCTGTTGGTAGGCGTGGTGCTGCAGGCGGTGTCCCCCGCCGGATCCTCCGAGTACTCGCTGGCCGAGTATCGCGTCGCCTTCGCCGCGCTCGCAGTTCCGTGGCTCGTGGGGATCGCAGGCGTGGTGGGAAGCCGGCGTGACACCAGGGCCGTCATGGCAAGCGACGGCTTGCTGGTGCCGAGCATCCGTGAGGTGTGGCGCAGGCGCCGCGACCGCTAG
- a CDS encoding IS481 family transposase, producing the protein MHHANAPLTAEGRLRLIQRCQHRPIAHVAAEAGVSRACLSKWKSRFDSDGFAGLADRSSAPHARPTITAPEVVELIETWRREHHWTARAIRRELVAHGHVVSLATVGRWLKRLGISRLRDLDPDGSTNRVVGTITARFPGHMVHLDVKKVGRIPDGGGHRIHGRGSEQHRATERAKVAGAKAGYVFLHSIVDGYSRLAYTEHLADEKASTTIGFYARARAFFKAHGIERVVTVVTDNGANYRAKDFIRTIAATASRHQYIRPYTPRHNGKVERYNRIIANELLYARIWLSEAQRAAAIERWNIHYNYHRDHTAIGDRPPASRLKARVTNVMSQNS; encoded by the coding sequence ATGCACCACGCTAATGCCCCGCTCACTGCCGAAGGCCGGCTGCGTTTGATCCAGCGTTGCCAGCACCGTCCGATCGCTCACGTCGCCGCCGAGGCGGGGGTATCGCGGGCGTGTTTGTCGAAGTGGAAATCCCGGTTCGATAGCGATGGTTTCGCCGGGCTCGCAGATCGATCTTCGGCCCCGCATGCGCGCCCCACGATCACCGCGCCCGAGGTTGTGGAGCTGATCGAGACGTGGCGGCGCGAGCATCACTGGACAGCTCGGGCGATCCGCCGCGAACTGGTCGCCCACGGCCACGTTGTGTCACTGGCCACCGTCGGTCGGTGGCTGAAACGGTTGGGGATCTCAAGGTTGCGGGATCTGGACCCTGACGGGTCCACCAACCGGGTCGTGGGCACCATCACGGCACGTTTCCCCGGTCACATGGTCCACCTCGACGTGAAGAAAGTCGGCCGCATCCCCGATGGTGGTGGTCATCGTATCCACGGCCGCGGATCCGAGCAGCATCGCGCCACCGAGCGAGCCAAAGTCGCAGGCGCCAAAGCCGGCTACGTGTTCCTGCACTCGATCGTCGATGGGTACTCCCGCCTGGCCTACACCGAACACCTGGCCGACGAGAAAGCGTCGACCACGATCGGCTTCTATGCCCGCGCCCGCGCATTCTTCAAAGCGCATGGCATCGAGCGGGTCGTGACCGTCGTCACCGACAACGGAGCCAACTATCGGGCCAAAGACTTCATCCGGACCATCGCCGCGACTGCGTCCCGGCATCAATACATCCGTCCCTACACGCCCCGACACAACGGCAAAGTCGAACGCTACAACCGGATCATCGCGAACGAGTTGCTCTACGCCCGGATCTGGCTATCCGAAGCACAGCGCGCGGCCGCGATCGAGCGCTGGAACATCCACTACAACTACCATCGTGACCACACTGCCATCGGGGACCGGCCCCCAGCCTCACGACTCAAAGCCCGCGTCACCAACGTCATGAGCCAGAACAGCTAG
- a CDS encoding NAD(P)-dependent oxidoreductase: MASITVIGGTGYAGAAIVAEAAARVHRVTAVARSVPMVPVDGVTYLQGSALSGDVRARAFEGADAVVTATSPRGDMVDHHLDLASLLAESAIQSGARLIVVGGFSSLRPAPGAARFIEGEVPEEYRAEAQAGHAVYESLLAADPALDWTFVSPAATFGAFAPGEATGRYRLGGEVAIFDEDGKSFISAPDFAAAILDLIDNDEHHREHVSVVG; this comes from the coding sequence ATGGCAAGCATCACCGTGATCGGGGGCACCGGCTATGCGGGTGCCGCGATCGTTGCCGAGGCGGCCGCGCGCGTTCACCGCGTGACGGCGGTCGCGCGATCCGTTCCGATGGTCCCTGTTGACGGAGTGACGTATCTGCAGGGTTCGGCGCTTTCAGGAGACGTGCGGGCGCGTGCCTTCGAGGGCGCCGACGCCGTGGTCACCGCCACCTCCCCTCGCGGAGACATGGTGGATCACCACCTTGACTTGGCCTCCCTGTTGGCCGAGTCGGCGATCCAGTCCGGCGCAAGGCTGATTGTGGTGGGCGGCTTCTCTTCGCTGCGACCGGCACCAGGTGCGGCCCGCTTCATCGAGGGCGAGGTTCCCGAGGAGTACCGTGCAGAAGCGCAGGCCGGACACGCCGTCTACGAGTCGCTACTTGCCGCTGACCCCGCGCTTGATTGGACCTTCGTGAGCCCGGCCGCCACGTTCGGAGCCTTCGCTCCAGGCGAGGCGACCGGTCGGTATCGCTTAGGCGGCGAGGTGGCCATCTTCGATGAGGACGGCAAGTCCTTCATCTCGGCACCCGACTTCGCGGCGGCGATCCTTGACCTGATCGACAACGACGAGCACCACAGGGAGCACGTCTCCGTCGTGGGCTAG
- a CDS encoding aldo/keto reductase, protein MTIPTHLLNDGHSIPSIGFGTYPLQGKEGYAAVRSALDTGYRLIDTAFNYENEGMVGRAIRDFLRESGTPREDITVQTKLPGRHHDTERAIASGYESLQRLGLDQIDVMLIHWPNPITGKYLEAWRGLVMLREEGIARSIGVSNFTDEHLGRIIADTDVTPVVNQIELHPLFIQEQMRAAHRQRGIATESWSPLGKRNAPFEVGAVADAAEAHGVAPAQVVLRWQVQLGNIPLPKSANAARQAANLDVFSFELSDEEMAGISALDRPDGRLFGGDPNTHEEM, encoded by the coding sequence ATGACCATCCCCACGCACTTGCTCAACGACGGCCACTCGATCCCCTCCATCGGCTTTGGCACGTACCCCCTTCAAGGCAAGGAGGGCTACGCAGCCGTCAGGTCGGCGCTCGACACTGGATACCGGCTCATCGACACCGCCTTCAACTACGAGAACGAGGGCATGGTGGGCCGCGCCATCCGCGACTTCTTGCGCGAGTCAGGCACGCCGCGAGAAGACATCACGGTGCAGACCAAGTTGCCCGGCCGTCACCACGACACCGAGCGCGCGATCGCTTCTGGCTACGAGTCTCTGCAGCGACTGGGGCTCGATCAGATCGACGTGATGCTCATTCACTGGCCGAACCCGATCACCGGCAAGTACCTGGAGGCGTGGCGGGGACTCGTGATGCTCCGCGAGGAGGGCATCGCGCGCAGCATCGGCGTCAGCAACTTCACCGATGAACACCTGGGTCGCATCATTGCCGACACCGACGTCACGCCGGTTGTCAATCAAATCGAGTTGCACCCGCTGTTCATTCAAGAGCAGATGCGAGCGGCCCACCGCCAGCGCGGCATCGCGACCGAATCGTGGAGCCCGCTCGGCAAGCGGAACGCGCCCTTCGAAGTGGGTGCGGTGGCCGACGCCGCAGAGGCTCACGGCGTCGCTCCCGCACAGGTGGTGCTCAGGTGGCAGGTCCAGTTGGGCAACATTCCGCTTCCGAAGTCCGCCAACGCGGCACGCCAGGCGGCCAATCTCGACGTGTTCAGCTTCGAGTTGAGCGATGAGGAGATGGCCGGCATCAGCGCGCTTGACCGCCCGGATGGACGGCTGTTCGGCGGCGACCCGAACACGCACGAGGAGATGTAG
- a CDS encoding MFS transporter: MAARVSRRAWWVFAAASAAYFMAIMHRTALGVAGVDALDRFAIGATALSALSMTQIAAYAILQVPSGRLLDRFGPRTVMVAGSLLMAIGQVLMATTESFTWAIVARVLIGAGDAPIFISASRLVAHWFPPRRAPQMVQLTAQVGQAGQLATAIPVAWLLHAQGWSTTFLVLAGLGIVAAVVVSGVRTPGAADADDVPAVAVAQSRPTVSKAGVRLGFWTHFTALFSANTVALLWGVPFFVTAQGRSVAEASLLLTALTLSKFVVSPFVGTATARHPFRRSWMVLMFACVTAVAWALLLIPSTPRPMWQLVLFVMAIAAGGPVSLVGLDYARTFADHSRLGAANGLVNTGGFVSTIVAVGLVGAVLQLAAPDGNYDLDAYRLAFAALALPWAVGVVGIVRNRAKARADWAANGVLVPPLREVLERRRSGRRGD; this comes from the coding sequence ATGGCCGCACGCGTATCGCGCCGCGCGTGGTGGGTCTTTGCCGCCGCGAGCGCCGCGTACTTCATGGCGATCATGCACCGCACGGCGCTCGGTGTAGCGGGCGTCGATGCGCTCGACCGGTTTGCGATCGGTGCGACCGCTCTGTCGGCGCTCTCCATGACCCAGATCGCGGCCTACGCGATCCTGCAGGTGCCCTCCGGGAGACTCCTTGATCGGTTCGGTCCGCGCACGGTGATGGTCGCGGGTTCTCTCCTGATGGCGATCGGCCAGGTCCTCATGGCCACCACCGAGAGCTTCACGTGGGCAATCGTGGCCCGCGTGCTGATCGGCGCTGGCGACGCCCCGATCTTCATCTCCGCCTCGCGCCTGGTCGCTCACTGGTTTCCGCCCAGGCGCGCACCGCAAATGGTGCAGTTGACCGCGCAAGTGGGTCAGGCGGGTCAGCTCGCCACCGCCATCCCCGTGGCGTGGCTACTTCATGCCCAAGGCTGGTCCACGACCTTCCTGGTGCTGGCGGGCCTGGGGATCGTGGCGGCAGTGGTCGTGTCGGGCGTGCGCACTCCAGGAGCGGCCGACGCCGACGACGTCCCAGCAGTAGCCGTCGCCCAGTCGCGTCCCACGGTGTCAAAGGCGGGGGTAAGGCTCGGCTTCTGGACTCACTTCACGGCGCTGTTCTCCGCCAATACCGTAGCGCTGCTGTGGGGAGTGCCGTTCTTCGTCACCGCGCAAGGGCGCTCGGTGGCAGAGGCGAGCCTCCTGCTCACCGCACTCACCCTGTCGAAGTTTGTGGTGAGCCCGTTCGTGGGTACCGCGACCGCGAGGCACCCGTTCAGGCGCTCCTGGATGGTGCTCATGTTCGCTTGCGTGACGGCGGTGGCTTGGGCGCTCCTGTTGATCCCGAGCACCCCGCGCCCCATGTGGCAGCTCGTCTTGTTCGTCATGGCGATTGCCGCGGGCGGGCCGGTGTCTCTCGTGGGCCTCGACTATGCGCGGACCTTCGCGGACCACAGTCGCCTTGGTGCGGCAAACGGCTTGGTCAACACTGGCGGTTTCGTCTCCACGATCGTGGCAGTCGGCCTGGTCGGCGCGGTATTGCAACTCGCCGCGCCCGACGGCAACTACGACCTCGACGCATACCGCTTGGCCTTCGCCGCGCTCGCTCTTCCGTGGGCCGTCGGCGTGGTCGGCATCGTCCGCAACCGCGCGAAGGCGCGTGCCGACTGGGCGGCAAACGGCGTCCTGGTGCCGCCGCTACGCGAGGTTCTCGAGCGTCGGCGTTCGGGGCGGCGCGGCGACTAG
- a CDS encoding TetR/AcrR family transcriptional regulator, whose product MAQRLPPQVRREQILDTAMEMLAERGYRGLTMKAVATRCGLTAPAVTYYFKDMQTLLIAVLRRRDALDGDRFVPTGPGGTLTGKDIADGVLQSMLEDPHAARLRTVLSIEAMDPSHPAHDACKQRDEAVVAFLVERLDGQYDDTETLARTLIAALEGVQGAWLRHPDYIDLEMALHDIVNWVITEHVAR is encoded by the coding sequence TTGGCGCAACGACTCCCACCCCAAGTGCGCCGCGAGCAGATCCTTGACACCGCCATGGAGATGCTCGCTGAGCGGGGCTATCGCGGGTTGACCATGAAGGCGGTGGCGACTCGATGTGGACTGACCGCGCCAGCCGTCACGTACTACTTCAAGGACATGCAGACCCTGCTGATTGCCGTGCTGAGGCGTCGCGACGCGCTCGATGGCGATCGCTTTGTGCCTACCGGCCCCGGTGGCACCCTGACGGGCAAGGACATCGCGGACGGAGTCCTGCAGTCCATGTTGGAAGACCCGCACGCCGCCAGGCTCCGCACCGTGCTGTCTATCGAAGCCATGGACCCCAGCCACCCTGCCCACGACGCGTGCAAACAACGTGACGAAGCCGTGGTCGCGTTCCTCGTGGAGCGCCTGGACGGTCAGTACGACGACACCGAGACGCTTGCGAGGACCCTGATCGCCGCGCTCGAAGGCGTGCAGGGCGCATGGCTGCGCCACCCCGACTACATCGACCTCGAGATGGCGCTCCACGACATCGTCAACTGGGTCATCACGGAGCACGTCGCACGCTAG